A region of the Lycium barbarum isolate Lr01 chromosome 1, ASM1917538v2, whole genome shotgun sequence genome:
agaagaataataCAACTTTGTAAATTTCTCTTTGTTAATTGCCAGTTGTTGTTAAATAAAGCTCCTAGGATACCTGTCCATCCGGGAAATCTGCTCTATAAACAGAACCAAGTGTCCCTTCACCAAGCAGATTAACGGGACTGAAGTTGCTTGTGGCCAGCTGCAACTCTGCCACTGTATAGAGTTTGGCACATATTGGGATTTTGCACTTCCTGGagaaacttcttctttttgacATTTTCAGAGTCATGGTTGGTGCAGGTGGCAATTGCCATGGGGAAATCAGTGGAGGAGAGTCACTGCTGGAGGAATCCGGGCTATCGTATTGAGCAGCTAAAGAACCTGTGGTGCAGTGGGGAAACATTAATGCTGGATGAATTACAACAAGAAACATGCAGAATTGAGCCAAAATTTTGGTCTAGTATTTCACGGTCTGCTGGGAATGATTATCCTTTTCAGTAACAGACAAAATGAAAAGTGCACTACGAGCTGCTAGAGATTATCAGCTTGAAACCATTTTAGCGAAAGCTTTGACACGCGCAAGTTCAGGACAAGATGCATCTAAACTATAAAATGAAGTGTTTCTGAAAAACTATATCTGACCTTGGGGTGCACTAATTGGAAGAGACTGCAATGAACTTATGCTGCCTTCTAAGCTGTCGAGTGTCTGTTTACGAGACCGATGAGTCCGAATAGCAATGAAGACTGCTGCACCAATTACAGTCAGTACAGCTCCAATCACCATAATAACTATTCCCCCAGAGCCTGGTCTTTTCTTTCTGTTATTTCCTGATTCATGAGAAGGATATTTCTCAATGGCACTAGATTCTGTTGTTGGAGGACTAGACATATTCTGCTCATTCGGCATAACATCAGTAGGAAACTTCCAGGGAGGATAGCTTTCTCCTACGTGAAACTGATTACCCCCAATCCTGATTATTGGGAAAATGTCAAGTAGGAGGCAAAGCAAAATATACCAAGAGTAGACTTTGAATCCAGATACTTTACCATAAGCTGTTTATATTTTGAAAGCTCTCAGGAATAACACCACTAAAATGATTATCTTCAATGTTCCTGGAATTGACACAAATGagcatacactaaattttgagagTTTAAACTTTGATAGACTCACTAAACAGAAAACTCACAGGTCATGTAGATGAAGGTCAGCCAGAAAAATTACTGATCCAGTAAATTCATTGCTCTGAAGATACCTGCACAATACCTCATCGTTACTAATGAAATTTGCAACTAGAGGCTGAGAGAAATGTTGTCAGATGTGAAAAACTTACAATCTTGCAAGGTTCTTCAAAGCTCGAAATGATGCAGGTAGATCTCGACTGAAGTTGTTGTGTGACAGATCCCTGTTGAAGAAAATTACACTAGCACTTAGCAATCAAATAGATAGTTTCAGATTTTTAGTGAATAAATTTTAGTCCAAGGACGAAGACTCACTAGATATAAATACTCCCTCTTACTTACCAATTCACATCTAAAGAGTGACATATCCGCGTAAGAATACATAATGCAAGAAGTATTTTAAATAATATTGTGAAAAACTCTCATCCAGTGTAAATTATTGAGGGCTTTGAAGGATCAAAGGTGCATCCAAATACAAacttggaaaagaaaaaaaaaaaagaaatatatcATACATCATTATAAGATTCTCCAAGCTACCAAAGACATCTGCCAGTGGTCCAGATAGTAAATTCTGACTCAGATTTCTGCATCAAAATAACAAATGTTAAGATTAAATAACCGAAAATACTGATGGGAAAGAAGCTGAACAGAATCTACTAACAGGTGCCTGAGATGTTTCATTGAACTCACGGAATCTGGAATGCTTTGAGTAAAATTATTGCATGCCAAATTTCTATATCCACCAAAACAAGAAGGGAGTCTCAATGAGATATATTGACAATGTACGTAAAGCTAAAAGAACGAATTGACAAACATATTCATCTTACAAATCTGTGAGATTTTGGGGCAAGCTATTTGGTATCTCTCCATAGAAATGATTGGAACTAAGATCTCTTCATAAACAAAAAAAGACTAGTTAACTAATTAATCCCAAGATTCTACATTATCCTTAAAGTATAAAATGAAGTAACTTACAGGTGCTTCAAGTGTTTTAGATTAACAAGTTGATGTCCAAGATTACCAGTGAGACTTAATCCTTCAAGTTTACTGcaggaaaagaaaaataaacaggcaAGTCAATCTGGCGTGGATTTTGCTGGTGAAAAAAGATTTATTTTCAGTAAAGAAAAATACATCTCAATGACTGATGATTGATGGCATGAAACCCCAGTCCATGATTCCTCACAAGGATCACCTCCCTCTAATTTCCAGTTCTTAAGTTCTGCAGGACTGTTTAGGGCTCTGTACAAATCTCTCAGTGCTTGTACTGCAAAATGACAATCATATAATAAATACCCACTTTTCAAGAAATGCTTAAATCAAGAAATTACCCACTTTTCAAGAATTTATTTGAAGTTAAATATACCTTCCAGGTCATCAGTTTGGGCAACAGCTTGAAAGAAAAGAACCCCAATAAGGAAAATTGTAAACCCCAAAATTATCTGCTTAGCCATTGTGCACAACATCCTCCAACTTAATACAGGAATTTGGTTAATGTAGCTTCAACACAAGAAAGATTATCATCAGAAAATCATCAAGCATAAGAAAACAAAGATTAAAACTACAACTCAGTGAAAGAACATAACGATCTTCATCTTTCGTATTCAAAGACTACTCAAACTAATTATAATCAAGAAACTGGATATTATAATACttttgcatgtatgaaattatcaCAAATTCAAAATGATCGTTCTTCACCAAGAAATAATCCAGATTACAAGAAACAAAATGAATCCAGAAATCAGACCTTTGTTAGAAGAACGCAAAACAGAATTACGGAAAGAATTGGAAGAGATAGGGATGCATACCGAGAAAGAATAATTGTTGAGAGAAAGAAATGGAATGGAGTAACAGTGCAAGTAGTGACCAACAATGAAATATCTTTTCACTCCAATTGAGTCAAGCGGTTAGTTAGTTATAATACAAACgccacaaccccccccccccccccccccccccaaacctcAAAGATGCGCGGGAATTTTTTTTCTACTTTACTTTTCTGTTTCTATAATTGTTATACACTACCGGTGTAACTTAACCAATAGTATCATATAATCCATCACCTACAATTTATTTCTATTTAGTTTTTGAGTAACctataataaaaaatatatttacatTACTAATGTATAAAATAAGAAATAATTTTATATGACTGATAGTAATTCGAATAGAAGTAAATAACTCTAAAACTAATGTATGTGTTTTATTTGAGTAACTTTTTATACTCACTTACAATTTGAATATAAAAAAGTAATCCAACAAAGATTTCTTGTGTTTTATTTACAAAGAAACTCCTATCAAACATAAAATTTCATTCCTGTGAAAATGGTCATATAACTAAAAAAGTATTTATAACTAGACATAAACCGATCTCTCCGGCACATAATAAGTGTAGGTTGATAACTTGGAAGAAGATGGTAAATATCTTTATTATAACAGGTTTAACTAGGCATAGATAATGTTGAAACTTCTCATATCTAACTTAAATTCAGTTTTTCATGCTCATTCATCATCTGTCCTACCCACCCACTCCCTTctcatttttttccttttggtGTAAGGGGTACttcctccgtcctaatttatgtgatgtttgactggacacggagtttgagaaataaagaatttttaaaaatattatggtgtaaaataagtcatagatatttgtatgtctataaatcatctcattaagggtaaattgggtattttgaagttaaattgttactccctccatcccaatttaagtgttttagtttGATTGGATACAAAATTTAAGGaataaaaagggtcaaatatacccctctttgTTAGAAGGAGAATATAACACTATAACAGTCCAATTCttttaacggaaaagggtcaaatatacttatgtactatcagaaaagggttaaatatacccctcgttatacgttgggttcaaatatacccttcccgTTATACTATGAGTTTAAATGTACTCCTATGTTATACTTTggatccaaatatacccctcctccgttaaaATTGCCCATGGTGGACATGAGATATGACGTGGCACTGACAACTCAGTgaggtggacaccacatggcatgccaccccaccaccccaacccatttaccccccccccccccctctttcccTTCTTCTTCCACCACCATCATCTCCTCCCCTCCACAACCCATTTATCTTTGCTTGCTTGAACACATGAAAATATTGCAACATCCTTTTCACGTCCCTATAACAAAGTGAGATTATTTCTCTCTAACCAAATACAGAGGAGAAGGTGCATCAAGCCATTAAGTATGAtgactgtttaccccggatttggataatcaattaaaattgtaggtgaggtataggatatgtggttatatcttgaacttatttgatagatagaagaaatatatgaatatgctataaaggaGCAACTGATGATCAATGGTTTGCTATAGGCTCGTGTATCTACTAATACATAAGCGTTATTTGATTTAAGAAACGCAAGAAATAAGCACAACAAATATGGACCGAATCTGATGTTTGAGAGGgagatttatatatattttgctattacaagagttcttgatatcAAGGAGTCAACCCTCtaagaggaggacaatgccccttatttatagtagtgccccatgggcttcatacaacatgaacaataaaataataatgaaaaaactctgagttggattaggttgggttaggttggccgtacggtctgacacccatacgattggcagttgagcgtggcaggacgttatcgacgcgtggcaatcgcccaacagatctcccggaccaacggccacgaacaaACGGACTGACGGCAACTaccaactcggccatgaagg
Encoded here:
- the LOC132637250 gene encoding protein STRUBBELIG-RECEPTOR FAMILY 2 isoform X1; protein product: MLCTMAKQIILGFTIFLIGVLFFQAVAQTDDLEVQALRDLYRALNSPAELKNWKLEGGDPCEESWTGVSCHQSSVIEIKLEGLSLTGNLGHQLVNLKHLKHLDLSSNHFYGEIPNSLPQNLTDLNLACNNFTQSIPDSVSSMKHLRHLNLSQNLLSGPLADVFGSLENLIMMDLSHNNFSRDLPASFRALKNLARLYLQSNEFTGSVIFLADLHLHDLNIEDNHFSGVIPESFQNINSLWIGGNQFHVGESYPPWKFPTDVMPNEQNMSSPPTTESSAIEKYPSHESGNNRKKRPGSGGIVIMVIGAVLTVIGAAVFIAIRTHRSRKQTLDSLEGSISSLQSLPISAPQGSLAAQYDSPDSSSSDSPPLISPWQLPPAPTMTLKMSKRRSFSRKCKIPICAKLYTVAELQLATSNFSPVNLLGEGTLGSVYRADFPDGQILAVKNIKTVTLSITEEEQFMEVIRTASLLRHPNIVALIGYSVGHGNHLLVYEYVRNVTLDDALHNVLCMPLTWSLRLHIAIGIARALNYLHTCCVPPITHSNLKAANILLDEDLNPRICDCGLAILRPLASNSVKIKASEMAIADSGYVAPEHVKRPSGNPKADIYSFGVLLLELLTGRRPFDSSKPKGEQSLVEWASLKLHDSESLLEMVDPTINRTIFTRALSSYADIISQCIQPQKEFRPQMAEVAQSLVSLLQKSGQEKAKSGKDKTTAEGAEVDPCERSFRSTNSRFFASPAASYYSI
- the LOC132637250 gene encoding protein STRUBBELIG-RECEPTOR FAMILY 2 isoform X2, coding for MLCTMAKQIILGFTIFLIGVLFFQAVAQTDDLEVQALRDLYRALNSPAELKNWKLEGGDPCEESWTGVSCHQSSVIEIKLEGLSLTGNLGHQLVNLKHLKHLNLSQNLLSGPLADVFGSLENLIMMDLSHNNFSRDLPASFRALKNLARLYLQSNEFTGSVIFLADLHLHDLNIEDNHFSGVIPESFQNINSLWIGGNQFHVGESYPPWKFPTDVMPNEQNMSSPPTTESSAIEKYPSHESGNNRKKRPGSGGIVIMVIGAVLTVIGAAVFIAIRTHRSRKQTLDSLEGSISSLQSLPISAPQGSLAAQYDSPDSSSSDSPPLISPWQLPPAPTMTLKMSKRRSFSRKCKIPICAKLYTVAELQLATSNFSPVNLLGEGTLGSVYRADFPDGQILAVKNIKTVTLSITEEEQFMEVIRTASLLRHPNIVALIGYSVGHGNHLLVYEYVRNVTLDDALHNVLCMPLTWSLRLHIAIGIARALNYLHTCCVPPITHSNLKAANILLDEDLNPRICDCGLAILRPLASNSVKIKASEMAIADSGYVAPEHVKRPSGNPKADIYSFGVLLLELLTGRRPFDSSKPKGEQSLVEWASLKLHDSESLLEMVDPTINRTIFTRALSSYADIISQCIQPQKEFRPQMAEVAQSLVSLLQKSGQEKAKSGKDKTTAEGAEVDPCERSFRSTNSRFFASPAASYYSI